From Mastacembelus armatus chromosome 13, fMasArm1.2, whole genome shotgun sequence, one genomic window encodes:
- the LOC113124417 gene encoding caspase-1-like — protein sequence MAGIPPQPNNNLRVRVQFVERMTKVLIDQLLDDLLADGVLNDGEKDWVLEENRSTADKARCLFDMVKKKGVIAMNSMSDHLRHRDPVLYDSLVPASVPGSADPPPYME from the exons ATGGCAG GCATACCCCCTCAACCAAATAATAACCTGAGGGTGAGAGTTCAGTTCGTGGAGAGAATGACCAAAGTACTGATTGATCAGCTCCTGGACGATCTTTTAGCCGATGGTGTCCTGAATGATGGGGAGAAAGACTGGGTACTTGAGGAGAACAGAAGCACAGCAGACAAGGCACGCTGCCTCTTTGACATGGTGAAGAAGAAAGGGGTTATAGCCATGAACAGCATGAGCGACCACCTTAGGCATAGAGATCCTGTGCTCTATGACAGCTTGGTTCCAGCCAG TGTCCCGGGAAGCGCTGACCCTCCTCCCTACATGGAATGA